The following proteins are co-located in the Rippkaea orientalis PCC 8801 genome:
- a CDS encoding MoaD/ThiS family protein: protein MDHHALNIQITIKLFAAYQDSYGVPELQREFPNQTTVKGVLDSLIHEHPELETWRDVTRFGVNFKFVEADTLLKDGDEVVLIPPVSGG from the coding sequence ATGGATCATCACGCCTTAAACATTCAGATTACAATTAAACTTTTTGCTGCCTATCAAGATAGTTATGGAGTCCCAGAATTACAGCGAGAATTTCCTAACCAGACAACAGTAAAAGGAGTTTTAGATAGTTTAATCCATGAACATCCTGAGTTAGAAACATGGCGAGATGTCACCCGGTTTGGCGTTAATTTTAAATTTGTTGAAGCTGATACACTACTAAAAGATGGTGATGAAGTCGTCCTTATTCCTCCGGTTAGTGGTGGGTAA
- a CDS encoding universal stress protein, with protein MTNQVESRDTLTQPNPEPQVATVPYQKILVAVDYLADTPKVFEEALNLAKLNHSQLMIFYCIQGRIPGSIDLPIYAGMISYGGIYSQEMVELEEKVIEESTEELKAWLQRLTDEATQEGLKAAADYSYGEPGRQICSLAKNWGSDLIVVGRRGRSGLAELFLGSISNYVVHHSPCAVLVVQQ; from the coding sequence ATGACCAATCAAGTAGAAAGTCGGGACACCCTGACTCAACCCAACCCAGAACCACAAGTAGCGACCGTCCCTTATCAAAAGATTTTAGTCGCGGTTGATTATCTAGCGGATACACCCAAAGTCTTTGAAGAAGCCCTAAATTTAGCTAAATTGAATCACAGCCAGTTAATGATTTTCTATTGTATTCAAGGACGAATACCCGGCTCAATTGATTTACCCATTTATGCTGGTATGATTAGTTATGGGGGAATTTATTCGCAAGAAATGGTCGAATTGGAGGAAAAAGTTATCGAAGAAAGTACCGAGGAACTCAAAGCTTGGTTGCAACGACTGACTGATGAAGCGACTCAAGAAGGGCTAAAAGCGGCCGCTGATTATAGTTATGGCGAACCTGGACGACAAATTTGTTCCCTAGCCAAAAATTGGGGGTCAGATTTAATTGTTGTTGGTCGTCGGGGTCGAAGTGGTTTAGCAGAGTTATTCTTAGGTAGTATCAGCAATTATGTGGTTCACCATTCACCTTGTGCCGTTTTGGTGGTACAACAGTGA
- a CDS encoding PhzF family phenazine biosynthesis protein encodes MNLTQQYKFYTLDVFTDQIFGGNPLAVFPKAQGLTDEQMQKVAAEFNLSETVFVLPPETSKGTRKLRIFTPKVELPFAGHPTVGTAYLLSYLGEIDQPEEPDTDLSIIFEEGVGLVPVTIKIKQGKPVYTELQAAQLPEVKNDAPSIQELAEILGLEITDFREDQYSPQGVSCGVPFLLIPLQNRTALGRINFNRDRWQHILGKAWASAMYVFCDDPETEGTHLRSRMFAPAMGITEDPATGSAATAFGAYLALRHPLTEGTLQWRIEQGLEMGRPSILEVAVEKHQGEIREIRVGGSSVLVSEGTMTIPLVR; translated from the coding sequence ATGAACCTCACTCAACAATATAAGTTTTATACCCTTGATGTTTTTACCGATCAAATCTTTGGCGGAAATCCCTTAGCGGTTTTTCCCAAAGCCCAAGGATTGACCGATGAACAAATGCAAAAAGTCGCAGCAGAATTTAACTTATCAGAAACGGTCTTTGTTCTTCCTCCAGAAACCTCTAAAGGAACGCGCAAACTCAGAATTTTTACCCCTAAAGTTGAACTACCTTTTGCGGGTCATCCCACCGTGGGAACTGCTTATCTATTAAGCTATCTTGGTGAAATTGACCAACCTGAAGAACCGGATACAGATCTCTCTATTATTTTTGAAGAAGGGGTAGGATTAGTCCCAGTTACAATTAAAATTAAACAAGGAAAACCCGTCTATACAGAACTCCAAGCAGCCCAATTACCAGAGGTAAAAAATGATGCCCCAAGTATTCAGGAATTAGCTGAAATTTTGGGCTTAGAAATAACCGATTTTAGGGAGGATCAATACAGTCCTCAAGGGGTATCCTGTGGCGTTCCTTTTCTGTTGATTCCCTTGCAAAATCGAACGGCCTTAGGGCGAATCAATTTTAACCGCGATCGCTGGCAACACATCTTAGGAAAGGCTTGGGCTTCAGCCATGTACGTCTTTTGTGACGATCCTGAAACCGAAGGAACTCATCTGCGATCGCGGATGTTTGCGCCGGCCATGGGAATTACCGAAGATCCCGCTACAGGGTCAGCAGCGACGGCATTCGGCGCATATTTAGCCCTCCGTCATCCCTTAACCGAAGGGACATTACAGTGGCGCATTGAACAGGGGTTGGAAATGGGACGACCCAGTATTCTTGAGGTAGCGGTGGAAAAACACCAGGGAGAGATTAGAGAAATTCGCGTTGGTGGGTCTTCTGTCTTAGTCAGTGAAGGAACTATGACTATCCCCTTGGTTAGATAA
- a CDS encoding N-acetylmuramoyl-L-alanine amidase-like domain-containing protein, whose amino-acid sequence MKKILLPVLVPLFILISPQDVLPLQSQDQSLEYVQKRSQNSLAQVKQNSLEESKTKKEFKQIISHLKEQNFSDLSLGQTVQKVAEQFLGAAYIAGLLDKSEQEKLFISLKEFDCVLFVETVLGLSQNISRQETQYENFVKNIQDLRYANGIIDGYCSRLHYFSDWINDNQKRGNVKNITAELGGIKFDKTLTFMSKNRKLYPKLINNQANYQCILEREKQLNQLDLYYIPHNQIKAIYQKLQPGDIIAIATNIDGLDVTHTGLIYRTSEGNIAFIHASPAGQVTIAQDLQTYAQNVKNAVGIIVARPLTK is encoded by the coding sequence ATGAAGAAAATTTTATTACCTGTTTTAGTTCCTTTGTTTATCCTGATTTCTCCTCAAGATGTTTTGCCTTTACAGTCCCAGGATCAATCCTTGGAGTATGTTCAAAAAAGATCTCAAAATAGCCTTGCTCAAGTCAAGCAAAATAGTCTTGAGGAATCAAAAACTAAAAAAGAGTTTAAACAAATTATTAGTCATCTAAAAGAACAAAATTTCTCTGACTTATCCCTAGGACAAACGGTGCAAAAAGTTGCTGAACAATTTTTAGGCGCAGCTTATATAGCAGGATTACTAGATAAATCAGAACAAGAAAAACTCTTCATTTCTCTCAAAGAATTTGATTGTGTTCTTTTTGTTGAAACGGTACTAGGACTCTCTCAGAATATTTCTCGTCAAGAGACTCAATATGAAAATTTCGTCAAAAACATACAAGATCTAAGGTATGCTAATGGGATAATCGATGGTTATTGTAGTCGTTTACATTACTTTTCTGATTGGATTAACGATAACCAAAAGCGAGGTAATGTTAAAAATATCACAGCAGAATTAGGCGGAATAAAATTTGATAAGACGTTAACTTTTATGAGTAAAAATAGAAAATTATATCCTAAATTGATCAATAATCAAGCTAATTATCAATGTATTTTAGAAAGAGAAAAGCAACTTAATCAACTCGATCTTTATTATATTCCCCATAACCAAATTAAAGCTATTTATCAAAAACTTCAGCCAGGAGATATTATTGCGATCGCTACTAATATCGATGGATTAGATGTTACCCATACCGGGCTAATTTATCGTACGTCTGAGGGCAATATAGCCTTTATTCATGCGTCCCCTGCGGGACAAGTCACCATTGCTCAAGACTTACAAACCTATGCCCAAAATGTTAAAAATGCGGTGGGTATTATCGTTGCTAGACCGCTTACAAAATAG
- a CDS encoding M16 family metallopeptidase translates to MVQLIDRFKTVPYPANLIQLDHGLTLIHQYQPATPVAVVDVWVKAGTIVEPDNWSGMAHFLEHMIFKGSKRVLPGIFDQMIENSGGMANAATSYDYAHFFLTTAAEYLPDTLPYLAEILLHAEIPDEEFVRERDVVLEEIRSCYDDPDWLAFQSLCESLYQRHPYGRSILGHESQLLQHSPHQMRCFHRTHYQPDKMTVVVVGNLQEEVVLKLVNQEFGEFSAPSECPPIQTLAEPPLLEVRRTQMYLPRLEQARLLMGWIGPGVDCLEDGFGLDLISAILGVGRSSRLVQQLREQKHLVLDVESSFSLQRDSSLFTIAAWLDPQDLEIVEQLILDNLMELQVKPVTEEELERGKRLLCHDYIFSTETPGQLAGLYGYYQTIASAEVSLSYPRIIEQFSAKDLQRIADQYLSPERYAITVMQPC, encoded by the coding sequence TTGGTACAACTGATAGACCGCTTCAAAACCGTTCCTTATCCGGCTAATCTTATTCAATTAGACCACGGGTTAACCCTTATCCATCAGTATCAACCAGCAACCCCTGTGGCAGTTGTTGACGTATGGGTAAAAGCAGGAACTATTGTCGAACCCGATAATTGGTCAGGAATGGCTCACTTTTTAGAACACATGATCTTTAAAGGAAGCAAGCGAGTTTTGCCAGGAATTTTTGATCAGATGATCGAAAATAGTGGAGGAATGGCCAATGCGGCCACCAGCTATGATTATGCCCACTTTTTCCTGACAACGGCCGCGGAATATTTACCGGATACCCTACCCTATTTAGCTGAGATTCTTCTTCATGCGGAGATTCCCGATGAGGAATTTGTTCGAGAACGGGATGTCGTATTAGAAGAAATTCGGTCTTGTTATGATGACCCTGACTGGTTAGCTTTTCAAAGTCTTTGTGAGAGTTTATATCAACGCCATCCCTACGGTAGATCGATTTTAGGTCACGAAAGTCAATTATTGCAACATTCTCCCCATCAAATGCGATGTTTTCATCGAACCCATTACCAACCCGATAAGATGACCGTGGTCGTGGTAGGAAATCTCCAAGAAGAAGTCGTTTTAAAGTTAGTTAATCAGGAATTTGGGGAATTTAGTGCCCCTTCAGAATGTCCCCCCATCCAAACATTGGCCGAACCCCCCTTACTCGAAGTTCGACGAACCCAGATGTATCTCCCTCGATTAGAACAAGCAAGGTTATTAATGGGTTGGATAGGGCCTGGAGTCGATTGCCTTGAAGATGGCTTTGGGTTAGACTTAATATCAGCAATCTTAGGCGTTGGGCGATCGTCGCGTTTGGTTCAACAATTACGAGAACAAAAGCATTTAGTTTTGGATGTAGAAAGTAGCTTCTCCTTACAACGGGACTCTAGTCTATTTACCATTGCGGCCTGGTTAGACCCCCAAGATTTAGAGATAGTAGAACAGTTAATCTTAGACAACTTAATGGAATTACAAGTTAAACCCGTCACCGAAGAAGAATTAGAACGGGGAAAACGGCTACTGTGTCATGATTATATCTTTTCGACGGAAACTCCTGGACAATTAGCGGGATTATATGGGTATTATCAGACCATTGCGTCGGCCGAAGTTTCTTTGTCCTATCCTCGCATTATTGAACAATTTTCCGCTAAGGATTTACAAAGAATTGCGGATCAATATCTGTCTCCTGAACGGTATGCTATTACAGTAATGCAACCATGTTAA
- a CDS encoding mechanosensitive ion channel family protein: MDAVPVQVNVVIETLKTQVTGFGLKLIGAILLWVIGQWLITKGVNLLAKVLKKQNIEPTLIAYVNNFLGIGLKIVLIVAILGYFGIETTSFAALLAAAGVAIGAAWGGLLANFAAGIFLVIFRPFSVGDFVCAGGVTGTVEEIGLFVTSINTIDNVRNIIGNNKIFADNIQNFTANPYRRVDLVAQLNHSVNYGEAINRLKATVSQIPNVIDHPSPEIEILEFNLAGPVLAVRPYCHNDHYWQVYFDTNKAIRETLGDAYPVPEQHYVIRQTSAI, encoded by the coding sequence ATGGATGCAGTACCAGTACAAGTCAACGTGGTGATTGAAACCCTGAAAACCCAAGTCACGGGATTTGGTCTAAAACTCATTGGCGCAATTTTATTGTGGGTGATTGGTCAATGGTTAATTACCAAAGGGGTCAATTTACTCGCAAAAGTTCTTAAAAAACAAAACATTGAACCGACACTCATTGCCTATGTTAACAATTTCCTAGGCATTGGCTTAAAAATTGTCTTAATTGTTGCTATTCTCGGTTATTTTGGCATTGAAACCACTTCCTTTGCTGCTTTGTTAGCAGCAGCCGGGGTTGCCATTGGGGCAGCTTGGGGCGGATTATTAGCCAATTTCGCAGCCGGAATCTTTTTAGTTATCTTTCGTCCCTTTAGTGTCGGTGACTTTGTTTGCGCGGGTGGAGTAACCGGAACGGTTGAAGAAATTGGTCTATTTGTGACGAGCATCAATACCATAGATAATGTCAGAAATATTATCGGAAATAACAAAATTTTTGCTGATAACATTCAAAACTTTACGGCTAATCCCTATCGTCGTGTTGATTTAGTTGCCCAACTCAATCACAGTGTTAACTATGGGGAAGCCATTAACCGACTCAAAGCAACCGTTAGTCAAATTCCTAACGTTATTGATCATCCTTCCCCTGAAATTGAGATCTTAGAATTTAATCTGGCAGGTCCGGTTTTAGCGGTTCGTCCCTATTGCCATAATGATCATTATTGGCAAGTTTATTTTGATACGAATAAAGCCATTCGAGAAACATTAGGAGATGCTTATCCTGTGCCTGAACAACATTACGTCATTCGTCAAACTTCAGCTATTTAA
- a CDS encoding PD-(D/E)XK nuclease family protein, translated as MTNSADIKALIREQLPSILAEDSSIRDFILRTVSDYYSPKQETDQKFEEFKERVDRILDQLERDREEQARKWDENTHKWDENTRKWDRILDQLERDREEQARKWDENNRRLDNFIHEQNQKWNQQYQQNQETLEEIKKMNRQYDSTIGALGSRWGLFSEASFRNALAGILKDSFGVEVVNINDYDPDGIVFGRPDQVEIDVIIKNGLVIVCEIKSSMSKSDIYTFGRKVEFYQQKYQRSVNRKIVISPMIAPNALPVAESLGIEVYSYADSVSI; from the coding sequence ATGACAAATTCTGCTGATATTAAAGCCCTAATTAGAGAGCAATTACCGAGTATTCTGGCCGAAGATTCGAGTATTCGGGATTTTATTTTGCGAACCGTTTCGGACTATTATTCACCCAAACAAGAGACTGATCAGAAGTTTGAGGAATTTAAAGAACGAGTAGATCGGATTTTAGACCAATTAGAACGAGATAGGGAAGAACAAGCGCGTAAATGGGATGAAAATACCCATAAATGGGATGAAAACACCCGTAAATGGGATCGGATTTTAGACCAATTAGAGCGCGATAGGGAAGAACAAGCGCGTAAATGGGATGAAAATAACCGTCGTTTAGATAATTTTATTCATGAACAAAACCAGAAATGGAATCAACAATATCAACAAAATCAAGAAACCTTGGAGGAAATTAAAAAGATGAACCGTCAGTATGATAGCACTATTGGGGCTTTAGGATCTCGTTGGGGACTCTTTTCTGAAGCGAGTTTTCGTAATGCGTTAGCAGGTATTTTAAAAGATTCTTTTGGGGTAGAAGTTGTTAATATTAATGATTATGATCCTGATGGAATCGTTTTTGGAAGGCCTGATCAAGTGGAAATTGATGTCATTATTAAAAATGGGTTAGTGATTGTTTGTGAAATTAAATCTTCTATGAGTAAATCAGATATTTATACATTTGGCCGTAAAGTAGAGTTTTATCAGCAAAAATATCAGCGCAGTGTGAATCGTAAAATTGTGATTTCACCGATGATTGCTCCCAATGCTTTACCTGTTGCAGAAAGTTTAGGAATTGAAGTTTATAGTTATGCTGATAGTGTATCTATTTAA
- a CDS encoding glycosyltransferase family 4 protein has translation MKILILSCAFPYPPLEGKTQMRTFSFLKYLNQRHDITFVTQASDEVLEEDIASLKQEIPNCIIFPDVTQETTSPRFLEKAKRLGVFFQQGTPPKLLSHYSLKLQEYLDQEIDSGQFDLLTCEGNNGEIYIRPEWQKKLPTVINIHRSLWGVYKHQRENHSGESGLRNQINLPLLRRYEKHYCSKFSAIVTATQTEQKLLKNLKLETPITVVPNGLDLSVFPKRPANSGGQRIIFIGAMDKPANIDAARFFSLEVFPKIRQRYPESILELVGIRPVHEVLELGEYPGIKVTGPVSSMIEYLHWATVCVIPLRKSMGTKIRTLQALATGTPLVASDYGLEGLSVDGTGVPLCAMRANEIDEYVYAIGRLFEQPKLREKLSINGRTLIENEYTWKRMGERYEQILLTTYNTSHKLSDNSP, from the coding sequence ATGAAGATTCTTATACTCTCCTGTGCTTTTCCCTATCCTCCCCTGGAAGGAAAGACCCAGATGAGAACTTTTTCTTTTCTCAAATATCTCAATCAGCGTCATGATATTACCTTCGTGACCCAAGCATCTGATGAAGTCCTTGAAGAAGATATAGCAAGTTTAAAACAGGAAATCCCTAACTGTATTATCTTTCCTGATGTTACCCAAGAAACGACTTCTCCTAGATTTTTAGAAAAAGCCAAACGGTTAGGAGTGTTTTTTCAGCAGGGAACCCCCCCAAAATTACTATCCCACTATTCTCTGAAACTTCAAGAATATTTAGATCAAGAAATTGACTCAGGACAATTCGATTTATTAACCTGTGAAGGTAATAATGGCGAGATTTATATCCGTCCTGAATGGCAAAAAAAGTTACCTACTGTTATTAATATTCATCGGTCACTATGGGGTGTTTACAAACATCAAAGAGAAAACCACTCTGGGGAATCTGGTTTGCGAAATCAAATTAATTTACCGCTATTACGTCGCTACGAAAAACACTATTGTAGTAAATTTTCTGCCATTGTTACAGCGACTCAAACTGAACAAAAATTACTCAAAAATTTAAAATTAGAAACGCCGATTACCGTTGTTCCCAACGGTTTAGATTTATCTGTTTTTCCTAAACGTCCTGCCAATTCAGGAGGACAACGCATTATTTTTATTGGGGCAATGGATAAACCAGCGAATATTGATGCAGCGCGGTTTTTTAGTTTAGAAGTCTTTCCTAAAATCCGTCAACGTTATCCAGAAAGTATATTAGAATTAGTGGGGATTCGTCCTGTTCATGAAGTATTAGAATTAGGAGAATATCCAGGGATTAAAGTAACCGGACCAGTTTCTTCAATGATTGAATATCTCCATTGGGCTACTGTTTGCGTCATTCCCCTTCGTAAAAGCATGGGAACTAAAATAAGAACCCTTCAGGCTTTAGCAACGGGAACTCCTTTAGTGGCTAGTGATTATGGGTTAGAAGGGTTATCTGTTGATGGCACAGGAGTCCCTTTGTGTGCGATGAGAGCTAATGAAATTGATGAATATGTTTATGCGATTGGTCGTCTGTTTGAACAGCCTAAATTGCGGGAAAAACTCTCAATTAATGGTCGAACTTTGATCGAAAATGAATATACTTGGAAACGCATGGGAGAACGTTATGAACAAATCTTGCTGACGACCTATAATACCAGTCATAAGTTAAGTGATAACTCACCTTAA
- a CDS encoding DUF4926 domain-containing protein, with amino-acid sequence MKLLESVTLLKKISKLNLYWGQVGTIVEEYQPQVFEVELSDTLFRINWVPQRKDREKVNNF; translated from the coding sequence ATGAAACTCTTAGAAAGTGTAACTTTACTAAAAAAAATCTCCAAGCTTAACCTTTATTGGGGACAAGTGGGAACCATTGTAGAAGAATACCAACCCCAAGTTTTTGAAGTCGAATTGAGTGATACGCTGTTTAGGATTAATTGGGTCCCACAACGGAAAGATAGGGAGAAAGTAAATAATTTTTAG
- a CDS encoding M16 family metallopeptidase, protein MNRYQIQGIGEKQAVHRLRLDNGVVLIVGENPTADLIAGRIFLKNAGSLWESKEKAGLSNLLATVITKGTERLSSGEIAEAVESIGASLGANAASDYFMMGIKTVSSDFAFILALMGEILRSPTFPEAEVALEKHLIIQSIRSQQEQPFNVAFNQLRGLMYQEHPYGFSILGTEETVSQLCRDDLINYHNYHFRPDNLIISLSGRITLHDAISLVEKTLGDWEVPSHTLTPLSLPPLISSPVEKITFQETQQSIVMLGYLTGGVKSPEYPVLKLLSTYLGNGLSSRLFVELREKRGLAYDVSALYPTRLEPSQFVVYMGTAPDNTSIAIEGLQQECERLCYQELTPEELQGAKNKLLGQYALGKQTNSEIAQLYGWYETLGLGVEFDQEFQAMITEVTSQIAQSVAKNYLLSPYLSVVGPN, encoded by the coding sequence ATGAATAGATATCAGATTCAAGGAATTGGGGAAAAACAAGCGGTTCATCGTCTCAGGTTAGACAATGGTGTTGTGCTTATTGTTGGGGAAAATCCCACAGCCGATCTAATTGCAGGGCGAATTTTTTTGAAAAATGCGGGATCTTTGTGGGAAAGCAAGGAAAAAGCTGGACTTTCTAATCTTTTAGCCACGGTTATTACCAAAGGAACGGAACGGTTATCCTCTGGAGAAATTGCAGAAGCAGTGGAGTCCATTGGGGCCAGTTTGGGGGCGAATGCAGCCTCAGATTATTTTATGATGGGAATTAAAACGGTATCATCAGACTTTGCATTCATATTAGCTTTAATGGGGGAAATTTTGCGATCGCCGACGTTTCCTGAAGCAGAAGTCGCCTTAGAAAAACACCTGATTATCCAAAGTATTCGATCTCAACAGGAACAACCTTTTAATGTTGCTTTTAATCAATTACGAGGGCTCATGTATCAAGAGCATCCCTACGGATTTTCTATTTTAGGAACGGAAGAAACCGTTAGTCAATTGTGTCGAGATGATTTGATTAATTACCATAATTATCATTTTAGACCTGATAATTTAATTATTAGTTTATCTGGCCGAATTACCCTACATGACGCTATTAGCCTAGTAGAAAAAACCTTAGGAGATTGGGAAGTTCCGAGTCATACGCTGACCCCTCTATCTTTACCACCTTTGATCTCTTCCCCTGTGGAAAAAATCACCTTTCAAGAGACACAACAATCGATTGTTATGTTGGGTTATTTAACGGGAGGGGTTAAAAGTCCTGAGTATCCGGTTCTTAAATTATTAAGTACCTATTTAGGCAACGGGTTATCGAGTCGTTTATTTGTTGAATTACGGGAAAAACGTGGGTTAGCCTATGATGTTTCTGCCCTTTATCCCACCCGTTTAGAACCTTCTCAATTTGTCGTTTATATGGGAACCGCACCTGATAATACCAGCATTGCCATCGAAGGGTTACAACAGGAATGTGAGCGGTTATGTTATCAAGAATTAACCCCAGAAGAGTTGCAAGGGGCAAAAAATAAGTTGTTAGGGCAATACGCTTTAGGAAAGCAAACAAATAGCGAAATAGCTCAATTATATGGCTGGTATGAAACCTTAGGATTAGGGGTAGAATTTGATCAGGAATTTCAGGCAATGATCACTGAAGTAACATCTCAAATAGCACAAAGTGTGGCTAAAAATTATTTACTTTCTCCCTATCTTTCCGTTGTGGGACCCAATTAA
- a CDS encoding SagB/ThcOx family dehydrogenase, giving the protein MSKSLTSIATHYHQRTKYHPETIARKSQGLDWSKQPSVFKQYKIGTSYDLTVYLSDKATSDEHTPYWRRLSRFLACSYGLTAKIPTMGEPLYLRAAPSAGGLYPAEVYLISRGTPQLPAGLYHYQPQTHSLIYFWESDVWSNLQEACAWDLDLEDAQLAIITTAIFYRSAWRYEDRAYRRILLDTGHLLGNIELAAAINHYRPHLIGGFSDYIINELLYLDPDQEAGITVISLKDLLNPQQNPSQSFKTTTLPSEIHTDYPSISDGELLYYFHQATEIRISERLPDATLSNEISNLEDKYNFPFCLKVSTKTKPINWGENLLNLEQTILKRRSTRAYTGANLTLEELNSLLNFTYQAQDYEDIGLDADPDYFDLSLIETFIAVSGVNGLEEGCYYYAPKAQELRQIRFKNFRQELHYLCLGQELGRDAAAVIFHTADLEKAVQKYGDRAYRYLHLDAGHLGQRLNLAAIELNLGVSGIGGFFDDQVNEVLGIPSDEAVLYITTLGRPH; this is encoded by the coding sequence ATGTCAAAGTCACTCACCTCGATCGCTACCCATTATCATCAAAGAACCAAATATCATCCAGAAACCATTGCCCGCAAAAGTCAAGGATTAGACTGGTCTAAACAACCTTCTGTTTTTAAACAATATAAAATCGGAACCTCTTACGATCTGACGGTGTATTTGTCCGATAAAGCAACCAGTGATGAACACACCCCCTATTGGCGACGCTTATCCCGTTTTTTAGCTTGTAGTTATGGTTTAACCGCCAAAATTCCCACCATGGGAGAACCTCTCTATCTCCGCGCAGCCCCTTCGGCCGGAGGACTGTATCCAGCCGAAGTCTATCTCATTTCTCGCGGAACCCCTCAACTTCCTGCGGGTTTGTATCATTATCAACCGCAAACCCATTCCTTAATTTATTTTTGGGAAAGCGATGTTTGGTCTAATTTACAAGAGGCTTGTGCTTGGGATTTAGACTTAGAAGATGCTCAACTCGCTATAATAACAACAGCTATTTTTTATCGATCTGCTTGGCGGTATGAAGATCGAGCTTATCGGCGTATTTTACTGGATACAGGACATTTATTAGGAAATATTGAATTAGCTGCTGCTATTAATCATTATCGACCCCATCTAATCGGAGGATTTAGTGACTACATCATTAATGAATTATTATATCTCGATCCAGATCAAGAAGCAGGAATTACAGTTATTTCTCTTAAAGATTTATTAAATCCTCAACAAAACCCATCACAATCTTTTAAAACAACCACTTTACCTTCAGAAATTCATACAGATTATCCTTCAATTAGCGATGGAGAATTACTCTACTATTTCCATCAGGCAACTGAAATTAGAATATCAGAAAGACTACCAGATGCAACGTTAAGCAACGAAATATCAAACTTAGAAGATAAATATAATTTTCCTTTTTGTTTAAAAGTTTCTACTAAAACAAAACCTATTAACTGGGGCGAAAATCTTTTAAATTTAGAACAAACGATTTTAAAAAGACGATCAACTCGCGCTTATACAGGGGCTAATTTAACCTTAGAAGAATTAAACTCTCTGTTGAATTTTACCTATCAAGCCCAAGATTATGAAGATATAGGATTAGACGCTGATCCCGACTATTTTGATTTAAGTTTGATTGAGACTTTTATTGCAGTATCAGGAGTCAATGGGTTAGAAGAAGGCTGTTATTATTATGCCCCAAAAGCTCAGGAATTAAGGCAAATTCGCTTTAAAAATTTTCGACAAGAATTACATTATTTATGCTTAGGGCAAGAGTTAGGACGCGATGCAGCAGCCGTAATTTTTCATACCGCCGATTTAGAAAAAGCAGTTCAAAAATATGGCGATCGCGCCTATCGTTATTTACATTTAGATGCTGGACATTTAGGACAACGCCTCAATTTAGCAGCCATTGAACTGAACCTAGGAGTCAGTGGAATTGGCGGATTTTTTGATGATCAAGTCAATGAAGTTTTAGGCATTCCCAGTGATGAAGCTGTTCTCTATATTACCACCCTAGGAAGACCTCATTAA